One region of Manduca sexta isolate Smith_Timp_Sample1 chromosome 25, JHU_Msex_v1.0, whole genome shotgun sequence genomic DNA includes:
- the LOC115446584 gene encoding protein pigeon isoform X2, which translates to MLQYVYGKTNKYSPGIRNDRFLLFKHLECIKIYRTPMFLNEFDDGTEKWGFDGIYPEPETIVKVFSWAQWDCVNQVLYYIHFRQSAQSFAEGEEVKSPSEATPTLSALQFHADLPHETVMNIPLSLPNVSSSSEGAACGAYEDDPIPLRVHDCSLDLQIVCDQRGILCICHHYLYKPLDDSTTSLVMEDSADLKDSGVNFAYSITLLQHGCVVHSVVPDLPWALAKSLRPSYTLYEDNHLLVNIPMLYTHLIDISLYHEPCCHIVIPVDERESGPSLAPILGWGPHAMVDLNTLDIVTVSVADKDLAATFKSNTAIENKLAIMHYLILHEGNMDLAEELVSWSCVSQREGLWGLQRVLQEYLVGTTHALTRRSLPASALPLCNMLPFTLHLKFADVKVRNMCVSVSQEKLWNSAAVVLAPRQRVCQFAEDVWTRVWARLTDRAPPRLAPQQVLDKLRVSLHCYQPEALSRCSTPLSPSAAGPALGAPQRRSSVGSGQDLLPFFELDVCTASKQEHIIAANLREVSVHLMRECSGSGGSSGAGGAGAGGASGGGGRGVESGVHAVATRWASAQLDASRALCRAVTRAAAAAPAHNQHRGFTFIDEMEPTHAFLLFKILEQYYLAADSIAFPLPQGFSSFFTYLGYRALPFHAFVQYVHRNVFELQIDVMKAIIACKDDESKTAVNNKLRLIQLVGEGRARRALAAWGGRAALLVRARDHAATLLSGGASHHHEHARHRPLSDTAGIAALPSGERLSPLDTFLDLLTAKASLNELDFNLIIEATLASVQQDNSA; encoded by the exons ATGCTGCAGTATGTTTATGGAAAGACCAATAAGTACAGTCCCGGTATAAGGAATGATAGATTCTTGCTTTTTAAACATTTAGAGT GTATAAAGATCTACCGCACCccaatgtttttaaatgagtTTGATGATGGGACAGAGAAATGGGGCTTTGACGGCATCTACCCTGAACCTGAGACCATTGTCAAAGTATTCTCATGGGCGCAGTGGGACTGTGTCAATCAG GTCCTCTACTACATCCATTTCCGTCAATCAGCGCAGAGCTTCGCGGAGGGCGAGGAGGTGAAGTCTCCGTCGGAGGCAACGCCGACGCTCTCCGCGTTGCAGTTCCACGCTGACCTGCCTCACGAGACTGTC ATGAACATCCCGCTAAGCCTGCCGAACGTGTCGAGTTCGTCTGAAGGCGCGGCTTGCGGCGCGTACGAGGACGACCCCATCCCGCTGCGCGTGCACGACTGCAGCCTCGACCTGCAGATAGTGTGCGACCAGCGCGGCATACTGTGCATCTGCCATCACTATCTGTACAAG CCCTTAGACGACTCGACCACATCCCTAGTGATGGAAGACAGCGCGGACCTGAAGGACTCTGGTGTGAACTTCGCGTACTCCATCACGCTGCTGCAGCACGGGTGCGTGGTGCACAGCGTGGTGCCGGACCTGCCGTGGGCGCTTGCCAAGTCACTACGCCCTTCCTACACGCTATATGAAG ATAACCATCTTCTGGTGAACATTCCGATGCTATACACCCATCTGATAGACATCAGCCTCTACCACGAGCCGTGCTGCCATATCGTTATACCCGTAGATGAGCGCGAGAGCGGGCCAAGCCTGGCGCCCATCCTCGGCTGGGGGCCGCACGCGATGGTCGACCTTAACACCCTAGACATAGTGACTGTTTCCGTCGCCGATAAGGACCTGGCTGCTACATTTAAGAGCAACACGGCGATAGAGAACAAGCTGGCGATCATGCACTATCTGATACTGCACGAGGGGAACATGGACTTGGCTGAAGAG CTGGTGTCGTGGTCGTGCGTGTCGCAGCGCGAGGGTCTGTGGGGGCTGCAGCGCGTGCTGCAGGAGTACCTGGTGGGCACGACGCATGCGCTCACGCGCCGCTCGCTGCCCGCCTCCGCGCTGCCGCTGTGCAACATGCTGCCGTTCACGCTGCACCTCAAGTTCGCTGACGTCAAG GTGCGCAACATGTGCGTGTCGGTGTCGCAGGAGAAGCTGTGGAACAGCGCGGCGGTGGTGCTGGCGCCGAGGCAGCGCGTGTGCCAGTTCGCGGAGGACGTGTGGACGCGCGTGTGGGCGCGCCTCACGgaccgcgcgccgccgcgcctcGCGCCGCAGCAGGTCCTCGACAAGCTGCGCGTCAGTCTGCACTGCTACCAG CCGGAGGCGCTGTCGCGGTGCAGCACGCCGCTGTCGCCGAGCGCGGCGGGTCCGGCGCTGGGCGCGCCGCAGCGCCGCTCGTCGGTGGGCAGCGGACAGGACCTGCTGCCCTTCTTCGAACTAGACGTCTGCACTGCTAGCAAGCAAGAGCATATTATTGCCGCG AACCTACGCGAGGTGAGCGTGCACCTGATGCGCGAGTGCAGCGGGTCGGGCGGGTCGAGCGGGGCCGGGGGGGCGGGCGCGGGTGGCGCGAGTGGTGGTGGTGGTCGCGGCGTGGAGTCGGGCGTGCACGCGGTGGCGACGCGCTGGGCGTCGGCGCAGCTGGACGCGTCGCGCGCGCTGTGTCGCGCCGtgacgcgcgccgccgccgctgcgcccgcgcacaACCAGCATCGCGGCTTCACATTCAT CGATGAGATGGAGCCAACGCACGCATTCCTGCTATTCAAGATCCTCGAGCAATACTACCTGGCGGCGGACTCGATCGCGTTCCCGCTGCCGCAGGGGTTCAGCTCGTTCTTCACGTACCTGGGGTACCGCGCGCTGCCGTTCCACGCGTTCGTACAATACGTGCACAGGAACGTGTTCGAGCTGCAGATAGACGTCATGAAAGCTATTATTGCTT GTAAGGACGACGAGAGCAAGACTGCGGTGAATAACAAGCTGCGGCTGATCCAGCTGGTCGGCGAGGGCCGCGCACGGCGTGCGCTTGCGGCGTGGGGCGGCCGCGCCGCACTGCTCGTGCGCGCGCGCGACCACGCCGCCACGCTGCTCAGCGGCGGCGCCAGCCACCACCACGAGCACGCGCGCCACCGCCCGCTCAGCGACACCG CTGGAATTGCCGCCCTGCCCTCTGGCGAGCGTCTCTCCCCATTGGACACTTTTTTGGATCTTCTGACAGCCAAGGCAAGCCTCAACGAATTGGACTTCAACCTTATAATAGAAGCTACCTTAGCGTCTGTGCAACAGGATAACTCTGCGTAA
- the LOC115446597 gene encoding uncharacterized protein LOC115446597: MTEQPAEQKRRVPLYPGFPELARSDVSIYPAYSRLALAYRVVCRHRYHWAKVAQRKQFMRELHSFERLQSNALDGVRVHREFSQGILSHVIPPRRYIQKLTPDPLTSKERMRVEEIISGKVNFNQK; this comes from the exons atgACTGAGCAACCAGCAGAACAAAAAAGACGTGTTCCTCTATACCCGGGATTTCCCGAATTAGCCAGATCTGACGTTAGCATCTATCCGGCATATTCAAGACTAGCTCTAGCTTA CCGCGTGGTCTGCCGTCATCGATACCATTGGGCGAAGGTAGCGCAGCGCAAACAGTTCATGCGGGAGCTGCATAGCTTCGAGAGGCTCCAGTCGAATGCGCTGGACGGAGTGAGAGTGCACCGCGAATTCTCTCAAGGAATCCTCTCGCACGTGATCCCACCGCGCCGGTACATACAGAAGTTGACCCCTGACCCCCTCACTTCTAAAGAGAGGATGCGTGTAGAAGAAATTATAAGCGGGAAGGTAAATTTCAATCAGAAATAA
- the LOC119190552 gene encoding uncharacterized protein LOC119190552, with product MDTQSCGVCRDHLTEGAKCSVCHLVLHYQCAGVTETGFRKLGDRRLTWRCAKCKQSTTTSEQNSPKLDTESRVLKEIRAISAKLAPLELLAEDIKALRSEFAQLQTSVIESNKTITEFNIKIKDFEQRLAQVEKIQNQVNTLQAQINKSEEEINARDQWSRMNNLEIKGIPQNNGENLFDILTTIGAKIQYPITKNQINFITRVPTLVKDNIKPIIVCFNNRFVKEDFIAAARISSKSSAFTAAYFGLPGQRRVFINDHLTAKNKLLLSKAKKAAAVKDFRYIWVKHAKIHIRKNDTSPVLVINSEKDLTKII from the coding sequence atggataCCCAAAGTTGTGGCGTCTGCAGAGATCACTTGACGGAAGGAGCCAAATGTTCAGTGTGTCACTTGGTCCTACACTACCAATGCGCGGGTGTCACCGAGACAGGCTTCAGGAAATTGGGTGATAGAAGACTCACTTGGAGGTGCGCTAAATGTAAACAATCAACTACTACCAGCGAACAAAATTCGCCAAAGCTCGACACGGAATCGCGTGTATTAAAAGAAATTAGGGCCATAAGTGCAAAGTTGGCTCCTTTGGAATTACTGGCAGAAGATATTAAGGCTCTTCGCTCAGAATTTGCGCAGCTGCAAACCTCAGTAATAGAgtctaataaaacaataacggaattcaatataaaaatcaaggATTTCGAGCAGCGTTTGGCTCAAGTGGAGAAGATTCAAAACCAAGTTAACACCTTACAAGCCCAAATAAATAAGTCTGAGGAGGAAATTAATGCCAGAGATCAGTGGTCACGAATGAATAATCTTGAAATCAAAGGCATACCTCAAAATAATGGCGAAAACTTGTTCGACATATTAACAACCATTGGAGCTAAAATTCAGTATCCCATCACTAAGAACCAAATCAACTTTATCACAAGAGTACCAACACTTGTTAAGGACAACATAAAACCAATTATTGTATGCTTCAATAACAGATTTGTGAAAGAGGACTTTATTGCAGCAGCCAGGATTTCTTCTAAGTCGTCCGCATTTACAGCTGCATACTTTGGATTACCAGGTCAGCGCAGAGTATTCATTAATGACCACTTAACAGCAAAAAACAAGCTACTCCTATCCAAAGCAAAGAAAGCCGCTGCCGTAAAGGATTTCCGTTATATCTGGGTAAAGCATGCAAAGATACATATAAGAAAAAACGATACCTCGCCTGTTCTTGTGATAAATTCAGAAAAAGaccttacaaaaataatttaa
- the LOC115446584 gene encoding protein pigeon isoform X1 produces the protein MAVQNLAVKLCGILETQLEEEVTAREWRLLGQEQDGSQILTWISTAKDDKEVQNIGVYANKTKTLSILHTFDDKLNIIQASVNATHTLLAYVVKTLPTDDSEVKEPLYCPFLICLLPDKERVPEEVEECSTKQIMLQYVYGKTNKYSPGIRNDRFLLFKHLECIKIYRTPMFLNEFDDGTEKWGFDGIYPEPETIVKVFSWAQWDCVNQVLYYIHFRQSAQSFAEGEEVKSPSEATPTLSALQFHADLPHETVMNIPLSLPNVSSSSEGAACGAYEDDPIPLRVHDCSLDLQIVCDQRGILCICHHYLYKPLDDSTTSLVMEDSADLKDSGVNFAYSITLLQHGCVVHSVVPDLPWALAKSLRPSYTLYEDNHLLVNIPMLYTHLIDISLYHEPCCHIVIPVDERESGPSLAPILGWGPHAMVDLNTLDIVTVSVADKDLAATFKSNTAIENKLAIMHYLILHEGNMDLAEELVSWSCVSQREGLWGLQRVLQEYLVGTTHALTRRSLPASALPLCNMLPFTLHLKFADVKVRNMCVSVSQEKLWNSAAVVLAPRQRVCQFAEDVWTRVWARLTDRAPPRLAPQQVLDKLRVSLHCYQPEALSRCSTPLSPSAAGPALGAPQRRSSVGSGQDLLPFFELDVCTASKQEHIIAANLREVSVHLMRECSGSGGSSGAGGAGAGGASGGGGRGVESGVHAVATRWASAQLDASRALCRAVTRAAAAAPAHNQHRGFTFIDEMEPTHAFLLFKILEQYYLAADSIAFPLPQGFSSFFTYLGYRALPFHAFVQYVHRNVFELQIDVMKAIIACKDDESKTAVNNKLRLIQLVGEGRARRALAAWGGRAALLVRARDHAATLLSGGASHHHEHARHRPLSDTAGIAALPSGERLSPLDTFLDLLTAKASLNELDFNLIIEATLASVQQDNSA, from the exons ATGGCCGTGCAAAATCTAGCTGTCAAGTTGTGTGGAATTCTTGAAACTCAACTTGAAGAAG AGGTAACAGCACGAGAGTGGCGATTACTCGGCCAGGAACAAGATGGTTCACAGATCCTCACATGGATATCAACAGCAAAGGATGATAAGGAAGTTCAGAACATTGGTGTCTATgccaataaaactaaaacattgtCTATACTCCACACATTTGATGATAAACTGAACATAATCCAAGCTTCTGTGAATGCCACACACACTCTACTAGCCTATGTGGTGAAGACACTACCAACAGATGATTCAGAAGTAAAGGAACCTCTATACTGCCCATTTCTGATCTGCTTGCTTCCTGATAAAGAGCGAGTGCCTGAAGAAGTTGAAGAGTGCTCTACGAAGCAGATAATGCTGCAGTATGTTTATGGAAAGACCAATAAGTACAGTCCCGGTATAAGGAATGATAGATTCTTGCTTTTTAAACATTTAGAGT GTATAAAGATCTACCGCACCccaatgtttttaaatgagtTTGATGATGGGACAGAGAAATGGGGCTTTGACGGCATCTACCCTGAACCTGAGACCATTGTCAAAGTATTCTCATGGGCGCAGTGGGACTGTGTCAATCAG GTCCTCTACTACATCCATTTCCGTCAATCAGCGCAGAGCTTCGCGGAGGGCGAGGAGGTGAAGTCTCCGTCGGAGGCAACGCCGACGCTCTCCGCGTTGCAGTTCCACGCTGACCTGCCTCACGAGACTGTC ATGAACATCCCGCTAAGCCTGCCGAACGTGTCGAGTTCGTCTGAAGGCGCGGCTTGCGGCGCGTACGAGGACGACCCCATCCCGCTGCGCGTGCACGACTGCAGCCTCGACCTGCAGATAGTGTGCGACCAGCGCGGCATACTGTGCATCTGCCATCACTATCTGTACAAG CCCTTAGACGACTCGACCACATCCCTAGTGATGGAAGACAGCGCGGACCTGAAGGACTCTGGTGTGAACTTCGCGTACTCCATCACGCTGCTGCAGCACGGGTGCGTGGTGCACAGCGTGGTGCCGGACCTGCCGTGGGCGCTTGCCAAGTCACTACGCCCTTCCTACACGCTATATGAAG ATAACCATCTTCTGGTGAACATTCCGATGCTATACACCCATCTGATAGACATCAGCCTCTACCACGAGCCGTGCTGCCATATCGTTATACCCGTAGATGAGCGCGAGAGCGGGCCAAGCCTGGCGCCCATCCTCGGCTGGGGGCCGCACGCGATGGTCGACCTTAACACCCTAGACATAGTGACTGTTTCCGTCGCCGATAAGGACCTGGCTGCTACATTTAAGAGCAACACGGCGATAGAGAACAAGCTGGCGATCATGCACTATCTGATACTGCACGAGGGGAACATGGACTTGGCTGAAGAG CTGGTGTCGTGGTCGTGCGTGTCGCAGCGCGAGGGTCTGTGGGGGCTGCAGCGCGTGCTGCAGGAGTACCTGGTGGGCACGACGCATGCGCTCACGCGCCGCTCGCTGCCCGCCTCCGCGCTGCCGCTGTGCAACATGCTGCCGTTCACGCTGCACCTCAAGTTCGCTGACGTCAAG GTGCGCAACATGTGCGTGTCGGTGTCGCAGGAGAAGCTGTGGAACAGCGCGGCGGTGGTGCTGGCGCCGAGGCAGCGCGTGTGCCAGTTCGCGGAGGACGTGTGGACGCGCGTGTGGGCGCGCCTCACGgaccgcgcgccgccgcgcctcGCGCCGCAGCAGGTCCTCGACAAGCTGCGCGTCAGTCTGCACTGCTACCAG CCGGAGGCGCTGTCGCGGTGCAGCACGCCGCTGTCGCCGAGCGCGGCGGGTCCGGCGCTGGGCGCGCCGCAGCGCCGCTCGTCGGTGGGCAGCGGACAGGACCTGCTGCCCTTCTTCGAACTAGACGTCTGCACTGCTAGCAAGCAAGAGCATATTATTGCCGCG AACCTACGCGAGGTGAGCGTGCACCTGATGCGCGAGTGCAGCGGGTCGGGCGGGTCGAGCGGGGCCGGGGGGGCGGGCGCGGGTGGCGCGAGTGGTGGTGGTGGTCGCGGCGTGGAGTCGGGCGTGCACGCGGTGGCGACGCGCTGGGCGTCGGCGCAGCTGGACGCGTCGCGCGCGCTGTGTCGCGCCGtgacgcgcgccgccgccgctgcgcccgcgcacaACCAGCATCGCGGCTTCACATTCAT CGATGAGATGGAGCCAACGCACGCATTCCTGCTATTCAAGATCCTCGAGCAATACTACCTGGCGGCGGACTCGATCGCGTTCCCGCTGCCGCAGGGGTTCAGCTCGTTCTTCACGTACCTGGGGTACCGCGCGCTGCCGTTCCACGCGTTCGTACAATACGTGCACAGGAACGTGTTCGAGCTGCAGATAGACGTCATGAAAGCTATTATTGCTT GTAAGGACGACGAGAGCAAGACTGCGGTGAATAACAAGCTGCGGCTGATCCAGCTGGTCGGCGAGGGCCGCGCACGGCGTGCGCTTGCGGCGTGGGGCGGCCGCGCCGCACTGCTCGTGCGCGCGCGCGACCACGCCGCCACGCTGCTCAGCGGCGGCGCCAGCCACCACCACGAGCACGCGCGCCACCGCCCGCTCAGCGACACCG CTGGAATTGCCGCCCTGCCCTCTGGCGAGCGTCTCTCCCCATTGGACACTTTTTTGGATCTTCTGACAGCCAAGGCAAGCCTCAACGAATTGGACTTCAACCTTATAATAGAAGCTACCTTAGCGTCTGTGCAACAGGATAACTCTGCGTAA
- the LOC115446595 gene encoding uncharacterized protein LOC115446595, with amino-acid sequence MGGSQSTRKLSVDNENAIQVSQEAIDRIQAQLQAKQAEQPQPTPQYTAPPPPYYDQRKQHEYAAEEAYWVRRIENLKRAHDKINSGMHIEYQKTLKEANELFDMVKDDKMASKLPPCQEEKAKVLQCYSTNPDKSLLCSVLVNEFNDCVCKSRVAAVTAS; translated from the exons atGGGAGGCTCGCAGAGCACTCGAAAACTAAGTGTTGATAACGAAAATGCCATTCAAGTATCTCAAGAAGCAATAGACCGGATACAAGCTCAGCTACAAGCCAAA CAAGCTGAGCAACCACAGCCTACACCTCAGTACACTGCTCCTCCACCGCCATACTATGATCAACGGAAACAGCACGAATATGCAGCTGAAGAAGCTTACTGGGTTCGTCGTATAGAAAACTTGAAACGAGCACATGACAAAATAAACAGCGGCATGCATATTGAGTATCAAAAGACATTGAAAGAGGCCAATGAATTGTTTGATATGGTAAAAGATGATAAAATGGCAAGCAAATTGCCACCGTGCCAGGAAGAGAAAGCTAAG GTCCTTCAATGCTACAGCACAAATCCAGAcaagtcactgctgtgttctgTGTTAGTGAATGAGTTCAATGACTGTGTGTGCAAGAGCCGGGTGGCGGCCGTGACGGCGTCCTGA
- the LOC115446583 gene encoding replication termination factor 2, with product MGCDGGTIPRRDELVRMKKKPEQKDKDAERSFKWRNCALSQQPLQEPIVACGLGRLYSKSSVIESLLDKDTKPESISHIKNLKDIKDLKLVKNPAHVETDHTDGVVGNGSAPYICPISGLEMTGKFRFIFLWSCGCVLAERALKEVKQNLCHMCQQPFMDNDVVVLNGTEEDVEKLKDKMALRIANRKTSKKSKSEKKLKVETLTESTSETPSTSSTEVKTEIKEEPEAGPSNAVKKEIETIPLSLPKFNPNKQARGHFGSSKRAHPTELADDPSYKKTKKNYSIAKDPQASDVYKSLFTTHKDEKQQQRAHWVTYNPFYN from the exons ATGGGTTGTGATGGTGGTACTATTCCCCGACGAGATGAACTCGTTCGTATGAAAAAGAAACCAGAACAG AAAGACAAAGATGCAGAGAGATCCTTCAAATGGCGAAATTGCGCACTATCGCAACAGCCGCTTCAGGAGCCCATAGTGGCCTGTGGATTGGGTAGATTATACAGTAAAAGTTCAGTGATTGAATCTCTTCTTGATAAGGACACAAAGCCAGAGTCGATTAGTCATATCAAAAATCTTAAG GACATTAAAGATTTGAAACTAGTCAAGAACCCAGCGCATGTAGAGACCGACCACACTGATGGTGTTGTGGGCAATGGAAGTGCCCCTTACATCTGCCCCATCAGTGGGCTTGAAATGACCGGCAAGTTTAGATTTATATTCCTGTGGAGTTGTGGCTGTGTGCTCGCTGAAAGAGCCCTGAAGGAAGTTAAGCAGAATTTATGTCACATG TGTCAACAGCCATTTATGGATAATGATGTTGTGGTCCTCAATGGGACTGAAGAAGATGTAGAAAAACTTAAGGACAAAATGGCGTTACGTATTGCCAACCGAAAAACTAGCAAGAAatcaaaatcagaaaaaaaactaaaagttgAAACTCTTACTGAATCTACATCAGAAACACCATCAACTTCTAGCACAGAAGTTAAGACTGAAATTAAGGAAGAACCAGAAGCTGGTCCCAGTAATGctgttaaaaaagaaattgagaCTATACCACTGTCATTACCAAAGTTCAACCCTAATAAACAGGCAAGAGGTCATTTTGGCTCATCAAAACGTGCTCACCCTACGGAGTTGGCAGATGATCCTTCATACAAAAAGACTAAGAAGAATTACAGCATCGCTAAAGATCCGCAAGCTAGTGATGTGTATAAGTCTTTATTCACAACACATAAAGATGAGAAACAACAGCAAAGAGCACACTGGGTTACGTACAATCCTTTTTACAATTAA
- the LOC115446585 gene encoding pre-rRNA-processing protein esf2, which translates to MPDIEMERVPENGSDYESDQNSEDNTLKQDKLVRKKKTRKRGIVYLSTIPPYMNVAKIREIFSQHGDIGRIYLQPSNKQGEKRKRIPNQFTEGWVEFQKKRVAKEVAAKLNNTKIGTRKKSRYYDMIWNIKYIPRFKWIHLSERLAYEKAALKQRLRVEIAQAKKEAHYLQNNVEKSKKIKKKKVTAE; encoded by the exons atgccggATATCGAGATGGAAAGGGTGCCAGAAAACGGTTCAGATTATGAAAGTGACCAAAATAGTGAAGACAATACATTGAAACAAGATAAACTTGTTCGTAAGAAGAAAACTAGGAAACGAGGGATAGTCTACTTATCTACGATTCCTCCGTACATGAATGTAGCTAAAATACGCGAGATATTTAGTCAGCACGGGGATATTGGAAGGATTTATTTACAACCAAGTAATA aacaaggtgaaaaaagaaaaagaatacCAAACCAATTTACAGAAGGCTGGGTAGAGTTCCAGAAGAAAAGAGTTGCTAAAGAGGTGGCAGCCAAGCTGAACAACACAAAAATTGGTACAAGAAAGAAATCCCGATACTATGACATGAtatggaatataaaatacataccaAGATTTAAATGGATACATCTGAGCGAAAGACTTGCTTACGAGAAAGCAGCACTGAAACAGAGACTCCGAGTAGAGATAGCACAGGCTAAGAAGGAGGCACATTACTTACAGAACAATGTGGAGaagagtaaaaaaattaagaaaaaaaaggtTACTGctgaataa